GATTTTTGAATCTTATTTTGGCTGGTGTCTGCTTTACCTTTAGGGTCATGTCAAGAGCTGAATTGTATCTAGTAACTTTTTTATGTGCTGACTCCAAATTTTCAGATAGTAAATCTTCTCCAGGCATGTTTTCCATATCTTGAAGGCGGtaaatggaaaaaagaagTATCAGAAACGTTTTGCATACatagttcaaaatatttgtcaACTGAGGATAACCTTTAGCAGTTTCGTCTTGACTTTTAGTGTTGGATGAAATTTCCAATCGACCCCTTTCACTTGAAAGAGTATCTTCTGGTTCCATAGAATCTTCTTCCGTTGATTTTGGTGATGGAGGAGTAACTTTCGGTTCAAGGTTGACAGAAGATTCGCTGGACATATGCAAGAACACGTTTTGCTCATAGAAAACCTACAAAGAATTTATCAACTTGCGAAAAGTGTTGGAAAACCAAATTTCTCGTCTAGAGTACTTACTGTACATCATCTTTCGACATGCTCGCTGAAGTTCTCTGTCACACCATGAAGAACATTAATTCTTACAACTGAGTAATCAAAAAGTCATGGAAGCAAATAAAGAATTTAGACATTCAGCGACCTTGTTgcttctatttttcttcttatttgaCCCTGACTTCTTCcccttctcttgtttttcctCGGATAAATGTTCGGCTTGTGCTGCAGCTAACTTGGTTTTGGCATCCATATCAACAATTTCATCCAACTCATCCTAGAAGAATAGatatagttttaatatatgaaaagagAGGAATATGACAGCTTCTTGTATAAAACCAAAGTTACAAACCAACCCGTTGATATCGTTTCAGCAGGTGCAGGATATAAGAGCGGTAGTCAAAAACAGAAAGCTTGACGAGGTCGTTTAGCAAATTAGTCCTTGAATTCTCAATCAGCAAAATTTTTGAATCAGCTACCGGAACCTGCAAGTCAATTAGATAATTTAGATAATTTATGTTATACTGttgtaaattaaaacttaGATAAGGAAAGAACCTTGTTGGTGACCACTGATTTCAGAAGGTCTATGGACTTCAACACTGTGTCATCATTCAGATTTTTATGCCCATGTATAAGAGTCATGCAATCTTCTAGGTCGGAGAATTCAAATGTCGGATGTGATGCTTTTTCAAGAACATCTCGTACTGCACATAAGCATAGTTTTGTAGTGTGAGAATCTCCGGCGTCTATCACCAAACGTTCTTCACATTTATCGCACAGAAGAGATGCATATGTGTTCCATTGATCTTCTGGAACATTTTTTCTCCTTTCATCTTCGAGTATACATAAGTTTTTGGCGTCAATAAGTGCTGCATCATAATTCAGGATCTGCAATTTCTTTGCATATTTGGTTCCCAAAGTCGCACAAGTGAAGTGAATGGCTCGCAGAACAGCCACACATATTTCAAGATTGTGTGCTCTGATAGATCGGGGAAATTCAAAGCTCTCATCTATCAAAGGGTAGTCAAGTAACCAGGTTATGGTATCGTCACCCTGAGGATGTGTCTTGGTGTAGTGAACATTGTGATCACAAACATCTATTATCCCTTCATCATCAAATGAAGCAATCTTGCCTCTCAGCAGTCTTTTATCCAGAAGCATAAATGAAAACTCATGATCAAATtcaatcttttctttaactCGCAAACGACCACATAAACTGTCTGTTGCGTTGGAAACCAATTCTGTACCATCAACCCGTTCACAGTTAATGCGTTTGAGAAGGTCTAGGATTTGATTGAGTTCATGACATTCCAAAAAGCAAATACTCTGAGGTGTTTCCACTAAGCGGCACTTGGAGCTAAGAGTATGCTCAGAAATTTCTAATTGTGCAAGATGCTTAACCGTCAACTGCATCATCCAATCTCGAATGCTACAAGAGAGAATTTTACGTTcctgaaacaacaaaagaagcGACTGAAGTTCTTTAAGTAACTTACTGCGTTCTTCATCCACAGCTAAAGGCCAGTTTTTGGACCATCCATTCTCATATACAAACTCTTTCACCGATTCGAGCTGAGTCTTGATCATTTCGACGGCAGCTACTACATCAACAGGTTCCCAACCTGCAACCGATATCATACCAGCCCAGACTTCATCTACCCTCTGCGCCATATGCTTTGTCGTAGAAGGTTTAAATTTTGCGGCATGTTCTTGCTCAAGATGACTCCTAAACTTTTTAGGATAATAGAACTTCTGTGAACAAGATCGACACATCCAGAATTTCCATTTTCTGTTTATCCTCGCAGAGTCAAGAACTTGCTCCAAAGCATCTAGTCCCACTCTGCCATATAATCTTTCGACATAAGCTGTAAGTTTTGCAATGCTTACTTTCATGAAGTTCCTTTTACTCTCAACATCCATACTCGCCCAATACGACCTCAATCTTTTACCCGCAGCGGTCTCCAGGTCACTCCTTATACTGTCTCGAATGTTCTTTGACTCCCTAAGTTTTGGTTCAGACATTTTTTGCAGTAACACCATTGAATCTGCCGCTTCGATCATTGCCTCTGTCGCAGCCGTATCCGAGTCACTCCTTACACTTCCTTGAAGTTTTGGGATCATTGACTCTGCCACTAGGACTACATTCTCAAGAGAACTTTTAGTATTTTCCTCACTCAAGTTCAAACCACCAAAAGAAGCAATAAAAGATAAACCTTCTTTTGCAATGTTCAGAGCTTTCTTGTAAAATGATGCTGAGCCAATCAGTTTACCCAATTCTAAAAGTGCAATTGCAGAGTAAGCGTGTACACCACAATCTTCCGTGAAGCATTCTACAGAAGCCAACAAGAATGGGAATTTCATGTCActgttttctgttttagtCCCTTGttcataaaagaaacaacCTTGTAGGTAATGAACCATTGCTGGAACCTTTTCCTTCCCACGAGTCGAAATCGAATCTTCGATTACTTCCAATGCCTTGATGTAATCTCCTTCAGCGAAGTAACCGTGGACAAGTTTCTGGATTTTTGCTTCCTCAGGATCTTCGActaaaagaggaagaagaggcgCCATGTTAAGGAAAGAGTAACGAACGATTCTTCAAGCTTCTTGAGATTCAGATAGAAACTTGTTTGCGAGGGAGATGATAATAACAACAGAGATGAAGCATTTATCACGTGTGATCCACGTAACAGAGTTGTTGAAGCTTTTATCACGTGAAATCCACGTGACAAGAGAAACCCAAGTCGTCG
This sequence is a window from Arabidopsis thaliana chromosome 1 sequence. Protein-coding genes within it:
- a CDS encoding Ubiquitin carboxyl-terminal hydrolase-related protein (Ubiquitin carboxyl-terminal hydrolase-related protein; FUNCTIONS IN: ubiquitin thiolesterase activity, zinc ion binding; INVOLVED IN: ubiquitin-dependent protein catabolic process; LOCATED IN: intracellular; CONTAINS InterPro DOMAIN/s: Zinc finger, C2H2-like (InterPro:IPR015880), Protein of unknown function DUF627 (InterPro:IPR006866), Peptidase C19, ubiquitin carboxyl-terminal hydrolase 2 (InterPro:IPR001394), Zinc finger, C2H2-type (InterPro:IPR007087), Protein of unknown function DUF629 (InterPro:IPR006865); BEST Arabidopsis thaliana protein match is: Ubiquitin carboxyl-terminal hydrolase-related protein (TAIR:AT1G65110.1); Has 468 Blast hits to 425 proteins in 93 species: Archae - 0; Bacteria - 32; Metazoa - 49; Fungi - 38; Plants - 218; Viruses - 8; Other Eukaryotes - 123 (source: NCBI BLink).) is translated as MAPLLPLLVEDPEEAKIQKLVHGYFAEGDYIKALEVIEDSISTRGKEKVPAMVHYLQGCFFYEQGTKTENSDMKFPFLLASVECFTEDCGVHAYSAIALLELGKLIGSASFYKKALNIAKEGLSFIASFGGLNLSEENTKSSLENVVLVAESMIPKLQGSVRSDSDTAATEAMIEAADSMVLLQKMSEPKLRESKNIRDSIRSDLETAAGKRLRSYWASMDVESKRNFMKVSIAKLTAYVERLYGRVGLDALEQVLDSARINRKWKFWMCRSCSQKFYYPKKFRSHLEQEHAAKFKPSTTKHMAQRVDEVWAGMISVAGWEPVDVVAAVEMIKTQLESVKEFVYENGWSKNWPLAVDEERSKLLKELQSLLLLFQERKILSCSIRDWMMQLTVKHLAQLEISEHTLSSKCRLVETPQSICFLECHELNQILDLLKRINCERVDGTELVSNATDSLCGRLRVKEKIEFDHEFSFMLLDKRLLRGKIASFDDEGIIDVCDHNVHYTKTHPQGDDTITWLLDYPLIDESFEFPRSIRAHNLEICVAVLRAIHFTCATLGTKYAKKLQILNYDAALIDAKNLCILEDERRKNVPEDQWNTYASLLCDKCEERLVIDAGDSHTTKLCLCAVRDVLEKASHPTFEFSDLEDCMTLIHGHKNLNDDTVLKSIDLLKSVVTNKVPVADSKILLIENSRTNLLNDLVKLSVFDYRSYILHLLKRYQRDELDEIVDMDAKTKLAAAQAEHLSEEKQEKGKKSGSNKKKNRSNKRTSASMSKDDVHESSVNLEPKVTPPSPKSTEEDSMEPEDTLSSERGRLEISSNTKSQDETAKDMENMPGEDLLSENLESAHKKVTRYNSALDMTLKALLNIKVLQEDLVHNRQLFHGNLEEQVPCALKDFFSAVVSEQIKEDELYSYLLSNLLASLEEVHSLSSDADEVVVTILEFLHWWKSPEKESLVTRLFTLEEYERMRCTKCRRNPNYPEQSSYGIVMAANSIRNLKCAFGNMKFEEILTVIRMEDEMICDVKTGGCGKTNFVHHVLSRCPPIFTIVLEWEKNETETEISETAKALAWEIDISRLYEGLEEPNTNYRLVSMVYLKQGHKHFCYLFFCISSLLQSRNMKNADWLW
- a CDS encoding Ubiquitin carboxyl-terminal hydrolase-related protein (Ubiquitin carboxyl-terminal hydrolase-related protein; FUNCTIONS IN: ubiquitin thiolesterase activity, zinc ion binding; INVOLVED IN: ubiquitin-dependent protein catabolic process; LOCATED IN: intracellular; CONTAINS InterPro DOMAIN/s: Protein of unknown function DUF627 (InterPro:IPR006866), Peptidase C19, ubiquitin carboxyl-terminal hydrolase 2 (InterPro:IPR001394), Zinc finger, C2H2-type (InterPro:IPR007087), Protein of unknown function DUF629 (InterPro:IPR006865); BEST Arabidopsis thaliana protein match is: Ubiquitin carboxyl-terminal hydrolase-related protein (TAIR:AT1G65110.1); Has 35333 Blast hits to 34131 proteins in 2444 species: Archae - 798; Bacteria - 22429; Metazoa - 974; Fungi - 991; Plants - 531; Viruses - 0; Other Eukaryotes - 9610 (source: NCBI BLink).) → MAPLLPLLVEDPEEAKIQKLVHGYFAEGDYIKALEVIEDSISTRGKEKVPAMVHYLQGCFFYEQGTKTENSDMKFPFLLASVECFTEDCGVHAYSAIALLELGKLIGSASFYKKALNIAKEGLSFIASFGGLNLSEENTKSSLENVVLVAESMIPKLQGSVRSDSDTAATEAMIEAADSMVLLQKMSEPKLRESKNIRDSIRSDLETAAGKRLRSYWASMDVESKRNFMKVSIAKLTAYVERLYGRVGLDALEQVLDSARINRKWKFWMCRSCSQKFYYPKKFRSHLEQEHAAKFKPSTTKHMAQRVDEVWAGMISVAGWEPVDVVAAVEMIKTQLESVKEFVYENGWSKNWPLAVDEERSKLLKELQSLLLLFQERKILSCSIRDWMMQLTVKHLAQLEISEHTLSSKCRLVETPQSICFLECHELNQILDLLKRINCERVDGTELVSNATDSLCGRLRVKEKIEFDHEFSFMLLDKRLLRGKIASFDDEGIIDVCDHNVHYTKTHPQGDDTITWLLDYPLIDESFEFPRSIRAHNLEICVAVLRAIHFTCATLGTKYAKKLQILNYDAALIDAKNLCILEDERRKNVPEDQWNTYASLLCDKCEERLVIDAGDSHTTKLCLCAVRDVLEKASHPTFEFSDLEDCMTLIHGHKNLNDDTVLKSIDLLKSVVTNKVPVADSKILLIENSRTNLLNDLVKLSVFDYRSYILHLLKRYQRDELDEIVDMDAKTKLAAAQAEHLSEEKQEKGKKSGSNKKKNRSNKRTSASMSKDDVHESSVNLEPKVTPPSPKSTEEDSMEPEDTLSSERGRLEISSNTKSQDETAKDMENMPGEDLLSENLESAHKKVTRYNSALDMTLKALLNIKVLQEDLVHNRQLFHGNLEEQVPCALKDFFSAVVSEQIKEDELYSYLLSNLLASLEEVHSLSSDADEVVVTILEFLHWWKSPEKESLVTRLFTLEEYERMRCTKCRRNPNYPEQSSYGIVMAANSIRNLKCAFGNMKFEEILTVIRMEDEMICDVKTGGCGKTNFVHHVLSRCPPIFTIVLEWEKNETETEISETAKALAWEIDISRLYEGLEEPNTNYRLVSMIGCGEEGEHICMAYKTNRWVSLRHEALLEEGVGNWKNVVRICGERRVRPEILFYEAAYK